The Electrophorus electricus isolate fEleEle1 chromosome 19, fEleEle1.pri, whole genome shotgun sequence genome has a segment encoding these proteins:
- the agfg2 gene encoding arf-GAP domain and FG repeat-containing protein 2 isoform X3 has translation MTTFSQQEVEFLQNHGNEVGKRTWLCTFDPKIDGCFDTRDSQKFKEFLQDKYERKKWHFSKSKTRRDVEGPWSPGVQAVPVPHGPAQSQPPLGHALNPIARPSRTLSQSQLSAWDRPPAVSPADVRTEMFTARPTRSQSFRDPTIKDSLLGGLERQRPGTISPGMGPQSRLPSFPALPRPSASSTFKNSFTLGRTISSGGGGPFRAFPKSLSLDLGGRGSAHSVLSPSAPPRVSQDRYCCPLSQLDKAFSNSTPATVVSTAPSSGPPQYSTLFGNRLSSSSTPASSPGVPEVTSASQTFANFPNPFSSAASTSQPALSPSNPFNSTAKSDCSTVVTPSSSAFFPHSDSFPAQNAFPHERTNKHEANGFTSFPMTESTTKVQRPMSVNPFTGNVYPTRGASLNPFI, from the exons ATGACAACCTTTTCCCAACAGGAAGTAGAGTTTTTGCAAAACCATGGCAACGAG GTTGGGAAGAGGACCTGGCTCTGTACATTTGACCCAAAGATTGATGGCTGCTTTGACACACGCGATTCACAGAAGTTTAAAGAATTTCTTCAGGATAAATACGAGAGAAAGAAATG GCATTTCTCTAAGAGCAAGACCAGGAGAGATGTGGAAGGTCCGTGGAGCCCGGGGGTTCAGGCTGTGCCTGTTCCCCATGGCCCTGCTCAGAGTCAGCCTCCCCTTGGGCATGCCCTGAACCCCATTGCCAGGCCATCACGCACGCTG TCTCAGTCTCAGTTATCAGCGTGGGATAGACCTCCAGCTGTGTCTCCAGCTGATGTCCGTACAGAGATGTTTACAGCTCGGCCCACTCGATCACAGAGCTTCAGAGACCCCACCATTAAAG aTTCATTATTAGGTGggctggagaggcagaggcCAGGGACAATTTCACCAGGAATGGGACCCCAAAGCCGCCTCCCCTCTTTCCCAGCTCTCCCCCGTCCttcag CAAGTAGCACTTTCAAAAACAGCTTCACACTAG GTCGCACAATCTCCTCAGGAGGTGGAGGTCCCTTCAGGGCATTTCCTAAATCTCTGAGCCTGGATCTTGGCGGTCGTGGCTCCGCACACAGTGTCCTGAGCCCTTCGGCTCCGCCCCGTGTCTCTCAGGATAGGTATTGCTGCCCGTTGTCTCAGCTTGACAAGGCCTTTTCCAACAGCACACCTGCCACAG TCGTTTCCAcagctccctctagtggcccACCACAATACAGCACCCTGTTTGGCAACAGGCTCTCTTCTAGTTCCACACCGGCAAG CTCCCCAGGTGTTCCAGAGGTCACTTCTGCTTCTCAGACATTTGCAA ATTTTCCCAATCCATTCAGCTCTGCAGCCAGTACCTCTCAGCCTGCTCTATCACCAAGTAATCCATTCAACAGTACAGCCAAAA GTGACTGCAGTACAGTTGTGACACCCTCTTCATCAGCTTTCTTTCCTCACTCCGACTCCTTCCCTGCCCAGAATGCTTTTCCACACGAGCGAACCAATAAGCATGAGGCAAATG GTTTCACTTCTTTCCCTATGACTGAGTCAACCACCAAAGTCCAGCGACCGATGTCTGTCAACCCATTTACT GGGAATGTTTACCCCACCAGAGGAGCGTCACTGAACCCTTTCATCTGA